From Anopheles funestus chromosome 3RL, idAnoFuneDA-416_04, whole genome shotgun sequence, a single genomic window includes:
- the LOC125770484 gene encoding antigen 5 like allergen Cul n 1-like — MCYISSVLKKGFKIALVGKSNKSAKVNHSSSYLFPVYAPKMYRFAFAVALFGFVCHFGLTKNYSPYYYCEKNYCPVGKPNVGCGCKFNESYGPGCSGKSATLHKFSRKDIQFVLHIHNHLRNLFACGLINRFFPAVRMVQLRINEDLQSLAECNVKNCTYGHDQCRSTEHYHYAGQNIAKRTVCGRTLTVSEVVNSSLYAWFDEYWDTKSEMLAKYPDYSLKKPIGHFTLLVNDNVYFIGCAMVSYAVRIKDYFAETGEDCRAYYFVCNYSFINLKNRATYTAGVKPATMCQSHHSKQYPCLCSVQEPYSTSIDWQDQVL, encoded by the exons ATGTGTTATATCTCCAGCGTATTGAAAAAGGGGTTTAAAATAGCACTTGTaggaaaaagtaacaaaagtGCAAAAGTGAATCACTCTTCATCTTATCTGTTTCCGGTGTATGCACCGAAGATGTATCGGTTTGCTTTCGCTGTGgctttgtttggtttcgtttgccATTTTGGTTTGACGAAAAACTATTCACCATATTACTACTGTGAAAAAAATTACTGTCCCGTGGGTAAACCCAATGTGGGTTGTGGATGTAAATTTAACGAATCGTATGGACCGGGCTGTAGCGGGAAAAGTGCCACGTTGCATAAGTTCAGTAGGAAGGATATACAGTTTGTACTGCATATACACAACCATCTTCgaaatttgtttgcttgtggGTTGATAAACCGCTTTTTCCCAGCAGTGCGAATGGTTCAACTG CGTATAAACGAAGATTTACAATCGTTGGCTGAGTGCAACGTGAAAAACTGCACCTACGGGCATGACCAGTGCCGTAGCACGGAACATTATCACTATGCCGGTCAGAATATCGCCAAACGTACCGTGTGCGGACGAACGCTTACGGTTAGCGAGGTAGTTAACAGTTCGCTGTACGCCTGGTTCGACGAGTACTGGGACACCAAGAGTGAAATGTTGGCGAAATATCCGGACTATAGCCTCAA GAAACCAATCGGCCATTTCACCCTGCTGGTTAACGATAACGTATACTTCATCGGCTGTGCGATGGTTTCGTACGCCGTGCGCATTAAGGATTATTTTGCCGAAACTGGCGAAGACTGTCGGGCGTACTACTTTGTCTGCAATTATTCTTTTATCAATCTGAAAAATCGTGCCACATATACGGCGGGCGTAAAGCCAGCCACCATGTGCCAATCGCACCACAGTAAACAGTACCCCTGTTTGTGCAGCGTTCAGGAGCCTTACTCAACGTCCATAGATTGGCAGGATCAGGTTCTTTGA